A genomic region of Cannabis sativa cultivar Pink pepper isolate KNU-18-1 chromosome 1, ASM2916894v1, whole genome shotgun sequence contains the following coding sequences:
- the LOC115705016 gene encoding probable F-box protein At4g22030, protein MVTIQASSAVYMKVSNISCSSQTRRRFGVSLAPTRAILNLPKVQNQAKSTTTNPLLSLQKIPYSLGFQDMDIIKRSNLDSSTIQMEKMYAILESVTDRVEMHKNIGEQRDNWNNLLLSSVNSITLAAATMAGISVLSSPSIALKLSSTILYLAATGILVIMNKIQPSQLAEEQRNASRLFKQLQTEIQTQLTIGNPTALDVNEAMEKVLALDKAYPLPLLGAMIEKFPETVESAVWWPRKTEQKKQKSQELGMRNDYNNNNGWSPKLEEEMREVSKIIERKDVADYLRLSEKALKLNKMLAISGPVLTGLAAAATAVSGGFGSTHGVGAAATVVGVVAGALASVVNTLEHGGQVGMVFEMYRSNAGFFRLMEESIESNLKETDVERRENGEVFQTKVALKLGRSLSELKNLSSSSSRYINPHGSSDSEEFASKLF, encoded by the coding sequence ATGGTAACAATTCAAGCTTCAAGCGCGGTTTATATGAAGGTCAGTAACATTAGCTGCTCATCCCAAACACGACGTCGTTTTGGAGTTTCCCTTGCTCCTACTAGAGCCATTCTTAACCTACCAAAAGTGCAAAACCAGGCAAAAAGTACAACAACTAATCCATTACTTTCTCTTCAAAAAATCCCATACTCTTTGGGGTTTCAAGATATGGATATCATAAAAAGATCAAATCTTGATTCGTCGACCATACAAATGGAAAAGATGTATGCGATTTTGGAGTCTGTTACGGACAGAGTGGAGATGCATAAGAACATTGGAGAACAGCGTGATAATTGGAACAATCTCTTGTTGTCATCTGTGAATTCGATCACTCTAGCAGCTGCAACCATGGCTGGAATTTCAGTACTGTCATCACCCTCCATAGCCCTGAAACTCTCCTCCACGATTCTCTATTTGGCAGCCACTGGAATATTGGTGATCATGAACAAAATCCAACCTTCACAATTGGCCGAAGAACAGAGAAACGCCTCTAGATTATTCAAACAACTACAAACAGAGATCCAAACCCAACTCACCATTGGAAACCCAACAGCTTTGGACGTAAATGAAGCCATGGAAAAAGTTTTGGCTTTAGATAAAGCATACCCGCTTCCTCTTTTGGGCGCCATGATTGAGAAATTCCCTGAAACTGTAGAATCTGCTGTTTGGTGGCCGAGAAAAACAGAGCAGAAAAAGCAAAAATCACAAGAACTTGGAATGAGAAACGATTACAATAACAACAATGGTTGGAGTCCAAAATTGGAAGAGGAAATGAGAGAGGTTTCAAAGATTATAGAAAGAAAAGACGTTGCTGATTACTTGAGGCTTAGTGAAAAGGCCTTGAAACTCAACAAAATGTTGGCGATTTCTGGACCTGTGTTGACCGGTTTAGCGGCTGCAGCTACGGCTGTTTCCGGTGGTTTTGGCAGTACTCATGGGGTGGGAGCTGCTGCCACGGTGGTCGGAGTTGTGGCCGGAGCTTTGGCTAGCGTGGTGAACACATTGGAACATGGTGGTCAGGTTGGAATGGTGTTTGAAATGTATAGGAGTAATGCTGGTTTCTTCAGACTCATGGAAGAGAGTATTGAATCTAACTTGAAGGAAACAGATGTGGAGAGAAGAGAGAATGGTGAAGTGTTTCAAACCAAGGTGGCTTTGAAGCTTGGTCGAAGCTTGTCTGAGCTCAAAaatctttcttcttcaagttcAAGATATATTAATCCTCATGGTTCTTCTGATTCTGAAGAGTTTGCAAGCAAGCTTTTCTAA